Within candidate division KSB1 bacterium, the genomic segment GGTTTTGCACCATGGCGTTGGCGACGTAAATATACCCGGATTTCTGTTTCGGATCATCCGCCAAAACCGTTTCCCAAATACTCATCGCCTGCGACGGGTCGCCGCGTTTGTAATAAACGTTCCCCAGGTCGGCCCAGAACCTCGGGTTGTTGCCGTTGCTCAGGTTGATTTGCGTTTTAATAATTACCACCAGCTCATCGAACTTTTTCAGTCGCAGCATATTTCGCTTGACACCTTCATAGTAGAGCTGGTTCCGGGGAACGAGGTCATAAAGGCTGCGATAAATCCGCAGAGCGTTGTCGTAACTACGGCGCCTTTCCAGATCTTGCGCAGTCCGCAGGCGGCTTTTGTTTACGTCCGTGGTTTGGGCGAGGGTTGTTGAGGTTAAAGCAAATGTAACCGCGAGGGTTACAAAAAGCATGATCCACTTGCGGGTTCCCAGGATATGTAATTGCCTGGGTTGCGGAAACCGCTTCGCTAATTTCCGCAACCATCTAAACAGTTTTTTCATTAGACAATTCAAGAGCACGTTGATATAAATTCTCTCCTCTCGGATTCTATTAGCAATTAACCTGCATTATTCATGAACTCTGATGTTGGCCCAGAACTCTGGCGAGTTCTGCTACAAAATTTAGCGGAAGGCGACCCCCTTTTCCGATTTTCCTTAATTTTTTTTATAATAAAAATCGGGAAGGTGGCGCCTGAAGCCCGAGCAGGCTCCCTCGTCCCGTTTTTCAGGACGAGGAGCCGGAGCGGCCACAATCCTCATGTTTGAAAGCTTTCAAGTTCTTTTTCAAGCTCCGATGAATCATAGTCGATTAGATCGATCTTGTGTTTATCTAATTCGACCAAGAATCTTTTCTTGTCCATTCCAGCCAATTCTGCTGCCTGTTCAAATGTAAGTTTATGATTTTTGAACAACTCAAGTGTTGTAAAAAGGCGGGTCTGTTGAGTGAACTCTTCTTTATTTTGGTTCAAGGACTGTAAGATGCTTTCTGAGATATCAAAGTGGATTTGAGTTGTTGCCATTTGAATTTCCTCACATATTTACTAATGAAGGATTGTTACTTTTATTGCCTATTAAAGTTTCAATTATCCAGCCTTTCTTCCGGCTGTGGTATTCCAAAGCAGAGCTGGAATGAGAATGTGATGTAAATTTACTCAATTATTCAAGCTCCCTCCTTGCTCTTCCCGGGCCAGTGCCTCAAAATATTTCCGAATCAATTCTTTATAATCTTTTGAATATCCTTCGCGCATGGCTTTAAGCAGCTCATTTCTCAGCCAGTCTTTTTCGCCCCGCGAATTAGATAACGATTGCGGACTCATTACCTGGTATTGTTGGCCGGTCTCAGCTTGACGTTTTCTGCTGTAATCCCGGCGGTTCATGGAACGCTGGGCATCCAGCAGCCGGGAAAGAATTCTCTGCTGCCGGTCGATGATCGACCGGTTGAAATTCTGCTGCTGTAACTGCTTGACCACTTCTTCCATATCTTTGCCAACTTGATTCAAATCGCCCAGCATGTCCGAGCGGTTGCCAGCTTCCTGCAGCAATTGTGCAAGAGATTTGCGCACAGCATTTTGCTCGGCGGCCAATCGTTGCATTGCCGCTTGCTGTTCCATGGTCATTCCTTCGCCGGGCGATTGACCCATTTGTGAAGTCTGCTGGTTAACGCCTTGCTGCTGCTGGGAAATCCCCATCATGCGCTGCATCATTTCCTGGAACCCGATGGCCGAAGACGCCTGACTCAAGCCCTGCATCGAGCTGCGAATTTGGGAGGCCGCTTCATTCAATCCGGACATAGACTGATTTTGGCTTTGCATCGATTTGCCGGGGTTGCGCGCTTCCAAACCCTGCAAAGCGTCTTGCATACCCTTCATGGATTTTCCCAGGGCCTTGCCGATTTCCGGGGTCACAAAAAAGGTTTCCTGCGAAAGTTCATACAGGCCGTTTGTCACCCGTGAAAGGCCGCCAAGCATGTCCTGCTGTTTATCCGCCAACCCGGTCATTCCCGGCGTATTGCGGTCGGTGCCTTTTGTGGACTCCATCAAATTTTCCTGCTGCTGGGAAAGGTTGAGCAAATCGCGGGAAGAACGGCGCAAGGCCTGCATAATTTTCTGCTTTTCTTGCTCGGAAAGCTGCTTCTGAGCACTCTGCAAACTCTCCATGAGCTGCTGCAAGTCCTGCGAAATTTGCTGTCCGGTGTTTTGCGCCCCGCTCATATTCCCGGATTGAAATTGCTGTGCTGCCTTTTGCATCTTATTTTGTAAGTTCTGACCGCTCTGCTCCCGTGCCGCATCGATTTGATTTTGCGGCATCTGTGGAAACGCGCTCATACTATTTTGCAGTTGCTCGAGTTCCTGCTCCAAACTTTCCGTGTCTTTTT encodes:
- a CDS encoding UPF0175 family protein, producing MATTQIHFDISESILQSLNQNKEEFTQQTRLFTTLELFKNHKLTFEQAAELAGMDKKRFLVELDKHKIDLIDYDSSELEKELESFQT